CGGCGACCAATTCGTCATTTTGGAAGGAGGTGGCCAGCATCCCGTCACCTGCGGCGCTCGTCAGGAGGTAGAAACGATGTAAACCCCGTGCCTGCCCTCTCTGAACCACTCCGCCATCTCTTCTGTTTGCCCGAGGTAACACCATGACCCAGTCTGCCACCCAGTTCATTCAGCGCATGCTGCAAACCCACCCCCAGTCCGGCCAGTCGCCATTCGAGATGAGTGCTCTAGTGGAATGCATCAGCGCCTGCTTCGAGTGTGCCCAGGTTTGTACAAGCTGTGCCGACGCCTGCCTAGGCGAGACCGAACACCTCTCGCACCTAGCCCACTGCATCCGGCTCAACTCGGACTGCGCCGACATCTGTGACACCACCGGGCGGATACTGATCCGTCAGACCCAGCCTGAACTGAGTGTCATTCGCGCTCAAGTGCAGTCCTGCCTAGCGGCCTGCAAAGCCTGCGGCGACGAGTGCAAGCAGCATGCCGAAAAGATGAATATGAAGCACTGCGAACTCTGCGCCGAGTCCTGCCGCCGCTGCGAGCAGGCGTGTCAAGCACTGCTGAATGGAATGCAAGCTTAGTCTAAGAGAGTAAACGTTTTGACTCATCTCGGAGCTCAACGAAAGGTGGATGGATGAATCCATCCAAATGGACGCGGTGATGGGTTATAAGACGCTGCTCGCCGTTGGGGCTTAGCTGCAGCCTGCCATTCACACCTTCTGGCCCTGAGATTGAGAGCTGCTGATCAGGAAGGGTTGGGAGCATGGCGTGGAGTGAGCGGCGGCCACGCTACGGGGAGGCGAAGAAGATGACCGAGCGAGAGCAGAAACAAGACGGGGATCAGATTTCAGCAGGCCGATTGCAAGATCAGCCGTCCACTGGGCAGCATTCAAACTGCCAAGACGCTAAGGGCTGGAGGCTGGCAGGCTCCTTGCTGGCGATTTCAGCGCTGGGGCTGACAGGCTTCAGCTGCCTATTCCCGCTGGCAGCGGCCCAAGAGAACAGGCCTGTCACCGAAGTCCGAGTCAGTGCCGTTCGCTCTTTGTCGCCTCCACCATTCCAGAAACCGCCGAGTATCACTCCGCTCAAGCAAACTCCAGCCGCCAGCTTGCAACAAGGCTTGCGGCGTGCTTTGGATGGCCTTCAAAGCACGCCGCAGAGCCAACAGCAACGAATCACAACAATCAAAGCTGCCTGTCAGGCCGCTCAGGTTGGAGCGTTCGCGTTGGGTGGAAGTTATAAAGAGGTCTTGCAGCATTTAGGAGCTGTGCTCCAGGAACTTCAATTCGGGCAGAGAAAAGCTCTGGTAGACGAGCAGCTCAGCACCGCCCTGAAAGCACTGGGCAGCGTCCCGGTCGGCTACGCCAAAGCTCCCACTTCGCTGATCGCCTACCGTGGCGCGGCAGTGATCAACGCTCAAGGTGTCCGGATCAGCACGCTTGAACGGATTGACAAGATGACCGGCGAAGCCCCGATCACCCTGACCTTGACTGCCCGCTCAGGGGTTCACGCCACCGCCAAGCAGCAGACACACCTTCTGGCGCGAGACCTGATCTTCGGGCCGCGCAGCACTTACGGTGAAACGCTGGTGTTGACGCCGGTATCAAGCACCATACCTAATCGGAAGTAGGGAAGGGGAAGATAACTTGACTGGGAAGGGGAACCTATGCTGCTCAATCTTTACTCCGTTATCGCCCTGGCTGCTCTGTTCATCTTCGGGCTGGCGCTGCTCGCTGCTGCCGCCTGGCGTCCCAACGTCAAAAAGCTGAGCCAGCTGGGCGCTTGGAAGCAGTACCGTTTCGGCTTCCCCACTTACGCCCTGATCTTCCTCGCTTTTGATATGGAAATGATCTTTATGTACCCTTGGGCTGTCGTGTTCCGGGGCATCGGGCTGGAAGCGTTTCTGGATATGCTGGTGTTCATCGCCATTTTGCTCTCTGGGCTCTTTTACGCTTGGCGAATGGGCGGGCTGGAATGGGAGTAGTCGGCGGTGCATTCTTTACCCTGTTGGCCTTGGTTGTAGGCGTGGCATTCACCTTCTGGCTGGAACGGGCCTTGACTCTGGCGGTAGGGGCGGCGCAGTCTCTCAAGCTTAGCGAAGACGTTGTGCTCACACACGCCGACCGCTGGATGTACCCGGCGGGGCCAATCTCGGCACTGTTCGGCGTGACGGTCGCGGCGGCGGTCTTGCCGTTTGGTCCAAGACTCATCGGCGCTGACTTGGGCATCGGGGCGTTCTACTTCATTGTGGTGGTGGATTTTGTGGTGCTGGGCGTGGCACTGAGCGGCTGGGGCGCGGGCACGAGAAATGCCGTGGAGAGTTTTTACCGCATCACCGCGCAGCTCGTCTCCTACGTAATACCCCTGGGACTCGCTTATGTCGGAGCGTTAATGATGGCCGCGTCCCTCTCAACGACACAGATCGTGGAGGCGCAGCGTGACGTGTGGTTCATCGTGCTTCAACCGCTGGGCTTCATCCTGTACCTCGTCACGGGATTGATGCAGGCCTACCGCGCTCCCTTTTACGAGCCGCTCTCAGAACACCTCGGCGGCGGATTTTTGAACTTTGTTGGCGGCTGGAAAGCGCTGATGTGGCGCGCTGCGCTGGCTGGGCTGCTGTTCGTGATCTCAGCGATGGGCGCGGTGCTGTACCTGGGCGGGTGGCTCGGTCCCTGGCTGCCGCCGCCCGTCTGGATGCTGCTCAAAACCTTCGCGCTGATGACATTGATGCTGTGGCTGGGGCGACGCTTCAAGCCGCTCAGCACCGCGCAGATGCTCTCACTCTCCTGGCGCATTCTGATTCCTGCCGGACTCCTCAACGTCCTGGTTGTCGGCGGTCTGATTCTCGCAGGGGTGGGGCCGCAATGATGTTAGGTGAAACAGCGCAGTGGGTCGCCTTCATTCTGTTCACGCTGCTGACGGTGCTGGGCGCACTCGGCATGTCCACCACCATGAGCATGTTCCGCAGCGGCATCTTCCTGATGGCCTCGTTCATCGGCGTGGCAGGCCTGTTTATCTTGCTCTCCGCTGATCTGCTCGGCCTGTTGCAAATCATGATGTACATCGGCGGGATGCTGGTGATGATCCTCTTCATGCTGCTGTTCTCAATGGACCCTGGCGGAGCAATGATGGCAGGCATGGACATGTCGCCGGTTGAGCGGCTATTCAGCCGGGGGCTGAAACCACAGGACAAGGGCGAGGAGCATTCAGGCCAGGACGACATGGCCGGAGAGGAAGACTCAGACGGGGAAAAGCCTCACGATCACGCCGCAATGCAACATTCCGGGATGAAGATAGACGGGGAACACGATCACCATGCCATGCACAACAGTGACGACCAAGAAGGCCTGTCCGAACAAGCTCAACCGCAAAGTCACGGCGAGATGGCCGACATGGACATGGGCGACGAGGACGCGGCCCACAAGCCACACGACTACGCCGCCATAAATCACTCGGGCATGAACCACGGTGCCGCCGAGCAGCAGATGGGGGAGAACCATGCCATGACGCACGGCGATGCCGGGAACAGTCCGACGAGTGGAGAAAAGGACTGTGAGCACGGCCAGATGGATCATTCCAGCATGGATCACGGCGACATGGACATGGGCAACATGGATATGGACATGAGCATGGTCACACCCGCCCGGCCCTGGGCAGCGGCAATCGGTATTGCCTTCAGCGCCGTGCTGGTGGGTTTGCTGCTGTGGCGTCCCACCTGGCCCGTCACGAGTGCCGCCTTCAGCACCGATTCGCCCCGAGAGATCGGCATGCTGCTGATGGGCAAATACATGATGGCTTTCGAGGGCGTAGGCCTGCTGATCTTGCTGGGCATCTTCGGAGCCGTGTTTTTGCAGCGCCCTGGTTCGCACCCCTCGGATCAGGGTCGTGAGGCTTACGTCACCGCCGACAAGAATCCAGTTTCAATTGAGCTGGAGCCGGAGGACGAATCGTGACCATTCCCCTCAGTGCTTACCTGATCGTGGCGGCTCTCTTATTTGGCATCGGCATCTACACGGTGGTGGCGCAGCGCTCCGCCGTGATGGTGCTGATGGGCGTGGAAGTGCTGCTCAACGCCATAGGCCTCAATCTCATCGCCTTCTGGCGCTACGTGCATCCGCAGGACTACTCCGGTCAGATCTTCACCATCCTGATCGTGACGGTGGGAGCGATTGAAATGGCGGTCGGCCTCGCCATCATGATGCTGCTCTACCGCAACCGCCAGACGCAGCAAGTGGACGATTATCAGGAGTTGAAAGGATGACAGCCCTGCTACTGGCCGTGCCGCTCGCGCCGTTGGCCATTTCGCTGCTGATCGGTATATCGCAAAGCAAATATGCGGGCTGGCTGAACCTTGTGGGCGTCGTCCTGTCATTGCTGGCCCTGCTGCTGATCGGTGGGGCGAGTCCGGCGCTGTCAGGCCTCTGGTTTGAAAGCGGGGCATTTCGGATAACGGTGGGCCTCTCGCTGGACGGCCTCTCCAAGCTGCTGGCTTACCTGGTGGCGGGCGTCGGCCTGCTGGTCAGCGTCTACGCAGTGGGCTACATGCGGGGGGAAAAGGGGCAGCCTAGATTCTTCGCCACCTTTTCCTTCTTCATCGGCGCGATGCTCACCCTGGTGCTGTCCGACTCCTTCGCACTGCTGTTCGCTGCCTGGGAGGGCGTGGGGCTGGCCTCGTACCTGCTGATCGGCTTCCACTACACCGAGGAAAAAGCGCACAAAGCGGCATTCCGGGCTTTTCTGATGACGCGAGTGGGCGACGTGGGGCTGCTACTCGGCTGGCTGCTGGCGCTGAATCTGACCGGAACGAGCGACATCGCCACGTTTCTGACTCGGGTGAACACGCTTCCCGCCACGCTGCTGGCCGCCCTGTTCCTGATCGGGGCCATTGGCAAGAGTGCCCAACTCCCGCTGACCGCCTGGCTGCCCGACGCGATGGCTGGCCCCACACCAGTCTCAGCGCTGCTGCACTCGGCGACGATGGTGGCGGCGGGCGTGTACCTGCTGCTGAGGCTAGAACCGCTGTTTGCCGCTGCGCCCGCCGTCCTGCTGGCGGTGGCCATCGTGGGCGGCCTGACGGCGCTCTTCTCGGCCCTTGTCGCTACCGCCCAGACGGATCTCAAACGGGTGCTGGCGTGGTCAACAGTGTCGCAACTTGGAGAGATGTTTTTCGCTTATGGGCTGGGCGGGCCGTTTGCTGCCGCCTCCCATCTGGGGGTCCACGCGCTGTTCAAGTCGGCGCTGTTTCTGAGCGCGGGGGCCGTGCAGCATGCGGCGGACACGCTGGACATGCGGCGGCTGGGCGGCCTGTGGCGATTAATGCCGCTGAGCGCCCTTACCTTCACCCTGGCAGGCCTGACGCTGGCTGGAGTGCCCCCCTTCGGCGCGTTCTGGAGCGAGGAGGCCATTCTGGGCACGGCGGTTCAGGCCGGAACGTTCGTCGGCGCGTTTATGCTGCTGCTGATCTTTCTGGCGGGCGTCTACATCTCGCGGGCGGGCGTGGCGACCTTCTGGCCGAGGAGAGAGAACGCGAAAGCGCATGAAGTCGGTGCGTTGATGGCCTGGCCCGGTCTGATTCTGGCCGTTGCCGCGCTGTTCGGCGGCGTTCTGGGTGAAGTGCTGCGCGGCCTGTTGCCCTTCACTCCGTCGCCGGAAGTGACGCTGGGCTGGCGGATTGCGGCCATCTCTGCGAGTGTTCTGGGCCTCGCCTGGGGCGGTGTGTGGGCCGTTCGTTTGAGTGCTACTCCCGCTCTCGGCGACTGGCCGCGTGTGCTGGGAACGGCGCTGGAAGGCCTGATGGTGGGCATGGCGCGGGGCACCTGGGCACTCTCACTCGGGTTGCAGCGGCTGGAAGGGGGACTGAACGGCGCGGCACGATCTACCGCTCACGCGGCGCTGGGCAGCAGTCTCGGCGTTCAGCGGGCGGAGTCCAGCTTTGATACTTCCGGGCGGGTAGTCGCCGACTTTACACTGTCGGGCGCGAATCTGACTGCCCGCGCCGAGGAAGGCGGCTTCGCACAGGGAGCTGACAACCTGGCCCGAAGTCTGGGCAACCTGGGCACCCGGCTACGCGGTCTGGAAACCGGAAAGATTTACCTCTACACCCTGATTCTCTTCGGCTGGGTGCTGGTCATGGCCGTGGGGGCCGTGCTGTGGCACTGAGCGGCCCGTTCAATTCGCACCTCATTGGAGAATTCTTGTGCTGAACCTCATTATCTTCCTGCCCCTGCTGACTGGGTTGCTGATTCTGGCCCTCCCCGCCTCGCGTCCCGCTTTGCTGCGCTGGGCGTCACTGGGCGGCGCTGGTTTGACACTGCTTGGCAGCTTGTGGCTGTGGTTCAGCTTTGATGGCAGGGCGGGCGGCATTCAGTCGCGCACGGTCACGAATTGGGTTCCCTCCATCGGCGCGAGTTACGACGTGGGCCTGAGCGGGCTGGGCCTCGCCATAATCGTTCTCACGGCCCTACTGCTGACCTTGGTCATGGTCTACGTCTTATCGGAACGGGAGCGAGTCAAGGAACACGCCTTCCTCTTTTTGCTGATGGGCACCGGCCTGATTGGTCTGTTCTCGGCTCAGGATTTGCTGCTGTTCTACCTGTTCTTTGAGGTCGCACTGGTGCCGATGTATTTCATCGTGGGCATCTGGGGCGGCGAGGGCAGGCGGTATGCGGCCATGAAGTTTTTTCTCTACACGCGGGCGGGCAGCCTGGCGATGCTGCTGAGTTTTCTGGCGCTGTATCTCGGCACGCCGGGCACGGGCGGCGCGGCCCACAGCTTCTCCATCGCGGCAGTCGCGGCGGCGCAGCCTTACGCCGGGACCACTGCCGCCTTCTGGGTGATGCTGGGGTTGCTGCTGGGCTTCGGTGTCAAACTGCCCACCTTTCCACTCCACAACTGGCTGCCCGACGCGCACGTGGAAGCGCCCACCGAGGGCAGCGTGATGCTGGCGGGCGCTCAACTCAAGATGGGCGCGTACGGGCTGCTGTTTATCCTGTTGCCGCTGATGCCGCAAACGGTGCAGCGCTACGCCTGGTTGCTGGCCGCGCTGGGCATCATCTCGCTGGTGTACGGCGCACTGGCGGCCCTGGCGCAGCGCGATCTCAAGCGGCTGATCGCTTACACCTCCATCAACCACATGGGTTACGTGATGTTAGCGGCGGGCATCTGGGGACTCACCAGTAATTTGGCAGTGCGCGAGCTGACCTTAAACGGTGCGGCCTTCCAGATGGTCAGTCACGGCCTGCTGACTGGCGGGATGTTCTTTCTGGTGGGCATTCTGGGCCACCGCGCCGGAACGCGCAATATTGACGCGTTCGGCGGGCTGATGTCGCTGCCGCGCTTCGCCGGACTGCTGGGCCTGCTGGCCTTCGGTTCGCTGGGTCTGCCGGGGCTGTCGGGCTTTGTGGCCGAGTTTCAGGTGATCGGGGCCACGGTGGGCGTGAACATATGGCTGGCAGTGCTGACGGTTCTTGGGCTGCTTATTTCCACTGGCCTGTATCTGCGCGTTTTGGCAGGGGTGCTGATGGGTCAGAAACCCGCAGAATTGAATATTCAGGACTTGAACGGGCGTGAGTTGTGGGCGATTGTTCCGCTGGCGGTTCTCTCGCTGTTGCTGGGCATTTTACCTGCTGTGCTGCTGGAGCCACTGTCCAATGCCGTGCGCTCCCTCGCGGCACTGGGACGCTGAACATGAACTGCCTTGATCTGTGGGCCATCGGGCCGGAACTGGCTCTGGCGCTGACCTGCCTGCTGCTCGTTCCGTTGGCCGGATTGGTGCGCGGCAAATGGCGGGCGCTGCCGTCCATCTTCGCGGGATTCGGCATGGTCGTGGCGCTGTTCCTGAACATTCAAACCCTCAACTTCCCCCAGCAAGCCGTCTTCTGCGGCACCTACGCGCTGGACGGCTTCGGCAGCGTCTTCAAGCTGCTGATCATCGGCTCGGCTTTACTGGCTCTGCTGCCCATCGCCGCTTACTTTCATGGACGCGACGCCGAACCGCACGCCCCCGTCGCGCTGATGTTTGCCGTGCTGGGCGGGGTGGCGCTGGCGGGCAGCTTAGATCTGGGATTGATCGTGCTGTTCCTCCAGATGCTCAGCACCGCCTCTTACCTGCTGGTCAGCGTGACGCGCGGCGGTAAGCGGGCCAACGAGGCCACGCTCAAATACTTCATCTACGGCGCGGTGGCGCTGGCAGTCATGGCCTACGGCCTGAGTTTTCTCTACGGCCTGACCGGAAGTCTGTCGCTGAGCAGCATCGGTGCGGCGCTGGGCGGAGCTGATCCGGTGTGGGTCTGGGTGGCGCTGACGCTCATTCTGGTGGGCTACGCTTTCGAGATCACCGCCGTGCCTTTTCACTTCTGGGCACCGGATGTCTACGCCGGAGCGAGTGCGCCGGTCACGGGTTTCATCTCGGTGCTGCCCAAGATCGCCGGATTCGCCGGACTGCTTCGGCTGCTATTGATCGCCTTTCCAAACGGGCTTTCGGGCTGGCCCATCCTGATCGCCGTCCTGGCCGCCCTGACTATGCTGCTGGGCAACCTGGCGGCGCTGCGCCAAACCCGGCTCAAGCGGCTGCTGGCTTACTCCAGCATCGCGCAGGCGGGCTACGTGCTGATGGCAGTGGCGGTGGCCGGAACAGTGCCAGGAGCACTGAGCGCAGCAGGCTACTATCTGGCGGCGTATGCCTTCATGAATCTGGCAGCATTTACGGTGGTGGCGCAGTTCGAACGGAAAAGTGGGCAAGACCAGCTCACCAGTCTGCGTGGACTTTCAAAAACTGCCCCCGGTACGGCGGCGCTGCTGACGCTGGCGTTACTCTCGCTGGCTGGAATTCCCCCGCTGGCCGGGTTTCTGGGCAAGGTCTTGCTGCTGCAAATGGCCTTGTCGGGTGGGCTGACCTGGCTGGCGGTGTTCGCGGCGCTGAATATGGTGCTGGGGCTGTACTACTACCTTCGGCCCGTCGTGGAGATGTATTTGCGCTCCCCCGAAGGTGAGACTGAGCTGCACCGTGAGCCGGGGTACGGCTGGGCGCTGGGCCTGACCACCTTCGGTACGCTGCTGCTGGGGATCTGGCCTGCACCCGCGCTGGCGTTACTGTCTGGGCTGGCGCGGATGCTGCATTGAATGTCGGCTCTACCCGTGATGCGCCGCCAGCAAGGTGAAAGTAAACACGCTCCCGGCGGCGCTGGACTCGACCTTGAGACTGCCGCCCATGCGCTCGACCAGCCCTTTGGCGATCGTCAGGCCTACGCCGCTGCCGTCACTGCGCGTGCGAGCCGCATCCACCCGGTAAAAACGCTCAAAAATACGGCTTAAGTGTTCCGGCGGGATGCCAACGCCGGTATCCCGCACTTCAAAAATGACAACTCCGCCCTGCTGACGGGCGCTAAGGCTGACCTGACCGCCGCTGGGCGTATGGCGCACGGCGTTACTCAGCAGATTGGCCAGCACCTGCGAGGTGCGCTCCTCATCCCCGGTCACGGCAGGGAAGGGGTGGGGCAAATCAAGTTCAAGACGCAACCCCTGCTCCTCGGCTGCGCCTTCAAAGCGTGCGATTGCCGCCTGCATGACCTCTTGCGGCTGGAAGTTGCTGAGGCGCAACTCCACCGCGCCCGCCTCCACCCTTGACACCAGGCTAAGGTCTCTGGCCAGCCGTTCCAGGGCGCGGGTTTCGCGGATGATGGCCTGCGACGCAGCGGCAGAATTCATAACCTGATCTTCCAGCGCCTCAGCGTAACCCCGCAGGGCACTGAGCGGCGTGCGGAGTTCGTGAGCCACATTGGTGATCAGCTCAATGCGGCCCCTTTCTACTTGCTCCAGGGCGCTGGCCATGCGGTTGAAATGGCGGGCCAGATCGGTGAGTTCGTCCTGACCCTGTTCGGGGAGGCGGCGGGTGTACTCACCTGCGGCGATGGCGTGGCTCCCGTCGCGCAGCAGGGCCACGCTGTGCATCATCCGCCGGGCCGAAAAAAGCGCCGTGAGCGCCGCCACCGTCAATGACAGCGGCACCGAGGCGATCAGCGCGGAGGTGAGAGTGCCGCGCACGCCGCGCTCCAGGTCTGGGCGCAGGGAAGCGCCGTTCGGGCCAATCAGCGCCACCATCTGCTCAACATGGTGGCGGATGAAGGCAGGGGCGAGCAGTTCGGCAATCAGCAGGAGTGCGCCCAGCGCTACGATGATGACCAGCAGATGCGATAAAAACAGTCGAGGAAAGAGTTTCATCCTCTCATACCAGCTCGTCTTTGAAGCGGTAGCCCACACCCCGCACCGTCTCGATGTAGCGCGGGTGCTCCGGATCGTCGCTCAACTTCTTTCGGAGGCTGGTGATATGCACGTCGACCACGCGGGACGATCCCGGCAGCGAATTGTCCCACAAGCGCTCCAGCAATCTCTCGCGGCTCCAGACCAGTCCGGGGTGCTGCGCCAGTGTGATGAGCAGATCGTATTCCAGTCGCGACAGCTCGATGACCTCGCCGCTGAGCGTCACCCGGCGGCTGCGCGCATCAAGTGACAGCTCACCGCTGCGCGTTTCATGCCGCACGCCCACCCGGCGCAGCAACACGCGCACGCGGGCCAGCACTTCACGCGGACTGAAGGGCTTGACCACGTAATCGTCAATGCCGATGGCCAGTCCGCGCAACTTGTCTTCCTCCTCGCTGCGGGCGCTCAGCATCAGGATGGGCAGTTCCAATCCGCGTGCACGGGCCTCGGCGGCGACTTCCAGTCCGCTGAAGCCCGGCAGCATCCAGTCGAGAATGGCGAGGTCAGCACTGCCCATCAGTGGCAAGGCGGCGTCACCGCTGACAGCGCTCAGTACCGTGTGTCCTTCCGTCGCCAGGTAGGCGGCCAGGATTTCCTGAATGGCCGGGTCATCGTCGACGATCAGGATGCGGGCCATACGCCTCCTTGAACCAATCTCAAATGCCGCGCTTGATCAGCCACTGGCGGTAGAGGTACATCTCGTCGGCTTGGGTGCGGATAATCTCGCGGGCCAGCTTGGTCACGCGGGCGTCGCTGCTCTTTTGCAGGGCCAACGTGGCCATCTCAATGGCGCTGGCGTGGTGCGGGAGCATCCCGGTGACAAATCCGGCGTCGCTGTCTTTATTGGTTTTCAGTGCCGCCAGCATCCCGTCCATCTCCTTGGCCATGCCGGTTTGCCAGGATTTGTCTACCCCACCGAGGCTACCCAGCCAACTGGTCATATCTTTAATTTCTTTTTGCTGGGCGCTGATAACGGCTTTCGTCCAGGTCTTGACCTGCGCGTCCTTGACGTTGTTGATCACGGCCTTGCTCATGTCGATGGCCCCTTGGTGGTGGACGATCATCATGGAGAGGAAAGCGCGATCAAAGGCCTTGCCACTGAGGCTGGACAGGTTCTTGTCTGCCTGGACAGTGTGGGTCATCCCCGGCATGCTGTCCATCTTCTGCGCTGGGGCCAGGCCTAACATGGCCAGGGAAAGGGCGGATATCAGCGAAACAGTCTTGAGTTTATTTTTCATAGGTGTAACCTCACCGACCACGCTAGAGCGGTCCTGTTAAGTTCGCGTAAAGGAAACTGTGATGTGGGAGGTGGAGTAGAAAAAACCTCCCGTCAGCCGTCGGGCCAGCAGGAGGAGCGCTTCGGAGTACGCCTGATTCAGGTGTATTTGAGCGCTTCCATCAGTTCCTCGACGATCTCGATACTGTCGCCGCGCTGATGCGATGTGGCCACGTGCGCTTCCAAGTGGCCGCGCAGCACCACCTCGCCCGCACCCGATAAGGCCCCCTGCACCGCTTTAATCTGCCTCAGCACGTCCACGCAGTAAGCGTCGGGGTCATCCAGCATTCTCACGATGGCGTCAAGGTGGCCGCGTGCGATCTTCAGGCGGCGCGAGGCGCGTTTGCGGGAGTCTTCCGGCATACACAACC
This portion of the Deinococcus detaillensis genome encodes:
- a CDS encoding four-helix bundle copper-binding protein produces the protein MTQSATQFIQRMLQTHPQSGQSPFEMSALVECISACFECAQVCTSCADACLGETEHLSHLAHCIRLNSDCADICDTTGRILIRQTQPELSVIRAQVQSCLAACKACGDECKQHAEKMNMKHCELCAESCRRCEQACQALLNGMQA
- a CDS encoding NADH-quinone oxidoreductase subunit A; its protein translation is MLLNLYSVIALAALFIFGLALLAAAAWRPNVKKLSQLGAWKQYRFGFPTYALIFLAFDMEMIFMYPWAVVFRGIGLEAFLDMLVFIAILLSGLFYAWRMGGLEWE
- a CDS encoding complex I subunit 1/NuoH family protein, with product MVVGVAFTFWLERALTLAVGAAQSLKLSEDVVLTHADRWMYPAGPISALFGVTVAAAVLPFGPRLIGADLGIGAFYFIVVVDFVVLGVALSGWGAGTRNAVESFYRITAQLVSYVIPLGLAYVGALMMAASLSTTQIVEAQRDVWFIVLQPLGFILYLVTGLMQAYRAPFYEPLSEHLGGGFLNFVGGWKALMWRAALAGLLFVISAMGAVLYLGGWLGPWLPPPVWMLLKTFALMTLMLWLGRRFKPLSTAQMLSLSWRILIPAGLLNVLVVGGLILAGVGPQ
- a CDS encoding NADH-quinone oxidoreductase subunit J family protein, whose product is MMLGETAQWVAFILFTLLTVLGALGMSTTMSMFRSGIFLMASFIGVAGLFILLSADLLGLLQIMMYIGGMLVMILFMLLFSMDPGGAMMAGMDMSPVERLFSRGLKPQDKGEEHSGQDDMAGEEDSDGEKPHDHAAMQHSGMKIDGEHDHHAMHNSDDQEGLSEQAQPQSHGEMADMDMGDEDAAHKPHDYAAINHSGMNHGAAEQQMGENHAMTHGDAGNSPTSGEKDCEHGQMDHSSMDHGDMDMGNMDMDMSMVTPARPWAAAIGIAFSAVLVGLLLWRPTWPVTSAAFSTDSPREIGMLLMGKYMMAFEGVGLLILLGIFGAVFLQRPGSHPSDQGREAYVTADKNPVSIELEPEDES
- the nuoK gene encoding NADH-quinone oxidoreductase subunit NuoK — translated: MTIPLSAYLIVAALLFGIGIYTVVAQRSAVMVLMGVEVLLNAIGLNLIAFWRYVHPQDYSGQIFTILIVTVGAIEMAVGLAIMMLLYRNRQTQQVDDYQELKG
- a CDS encoding NADH-quinone oxidoreductase subunit 5 family protein, coding for MTALLLAVPLAPLAISLLIGISQSKYAGWLNLVGVVLSLLALLLIGGASPALSGLWFESGAFRITVGLSLDGLSKLLAYLVAGVGLLVSVYAVGYMRGEKGQPRFFATFSFFIGAMLTLVLSDSFALLFAAWEGVGLASYLLIGFHYTEEKAHKAAFRAFLMTRVGDVGLLLGWLLALNLTGTSDIATFLTRVNTLPATLLAALFLIGAIGKSAQLPLTAWLPDAMAGPTPVSALLHSATMVAAGVYLLLRLEPLFAAAPAVLLAVAIVGGLTALFSALVATAQTDLKRVLAWSTVSQLGEMFFAYGLGGPFAAASHLGVHALFKSALFLSAGAVQHAADTLDMRRLGGLWRLMPLSALTFTLAGLTLAGVPPFGAFWSEEAILGTAVQAGTFVGAFMLLLIFLAGVYISRAGVATFWPRRENAKAHEVGALMAWPGLILAVAALFGGVLGEVLRGLLPFTPSPEVTLGWRIAAISASVLGLAWGGVWAVRLSATPALGDWPRVLGTALEGLMVGMARGTWALSLGLQRLEGGLNGAARSTAHAALGSSLGVQRAESSFDTSGRVVADFTLSGANLTARAEEGGFAQGADNLARSLGNLGTRLRGLETGKIYLYTLILFGWVLVMAVGAVLWH
- a CDS encoding complex I subunit 4 family protein — translated: MLNLIIFLPLLTGLLILALPASRPALLRWASLGGAGLTLLGSLWLWFSFDGRAGGIQSRTVTNWVPSIGASYDVGLSGLGLAIIVLTALLLTLVMVYVLSERERVKEHAFLFLLMGTGLIGLFSAQDLLLFYLFFEVALVPMYFIVGIWGGEGRRYAAMKFFLYTRAGSLAMLLSFLALYLGTPGTGGAAHSFSIAAVAAAQPYAGTTAAFWVMLGLLLGFGVKLPTFPLHNWLPDAHVEAPTEGSVMLAGAQLKMGAYGLLFILLPLMPQTVQRYAWLLAALGIISLVYGALAALAQRDLKRLIAYTSINHMGYVMLAAGIWGLTSNLAVRELTLNGAAFQMVSHGLLTGGMFFLVGILGHRAGTRNIDAFGGLMSLPRFAGLLGLLAFGSLGLPGLSGFVAEFQVIGATVGVNIWLAVLTVLGLLISTGLYLRVLAGVLMGQKPAELNIQDLNGRELWAIVPLAVLSLLLGILPAVLLEPLSNAVRSLAALGR
- a CDS encoding NADH-quinone oxidoreductase subunit N, whose product is MNCLDLWAIGPELALALTCLLLVPLAGLVRGKWRALPSIFAGFGMVVALFLNIQTLNFPQQAVFCGTYALDGFGSVFKLLIIGSALLALLPIAAYFHGRDAEPHAPVALMFAVLGGVALAGSLDLGLIVLFLQMLSTASYLLVSVTRGGKRANEATLKYFIYGAVALAVMAYGLSFLYGLTGSLSLSSIGAALGGADPVWVWVALTLILVGYAFEITAVPFHFWAPDVYAGASAPVTGFISVLPKIAGFAGLLRLLLIAFPNGLSGWPILIAVLAALTMLLGNLAALRQTRLKRLLAYSSIAQAGYVLMAVAVAGTVPGALSAAGYYLAAYAFMNLAAFTVVAQFERKSGQDQLTSLRGLSKTAPGTAALLTLALLSLAGIPPLAGFLGKVLLLQMALSGGLTWLAVFAALNMVLGLYYYLRPVVEMYLRSPEGETELHREPGYGWALGLTTFGTLLLGIWPAPALALLSGLARMLH
- a CDS encoding sensor histidine kinase yields the protein MKLFPRLFLSHLLVIIVALGALLLIAELLAPAFIRHHVEQMVALIGPNGASLRPDLERGVRGTLTSALIASVPLSLTVAALTALFSARRMMHSVALLRDGSHAIAAGEYTRRLPEQGQDELTDLARHFNRMASALEQVERGRIELITNVAHELRTPLSALRGYAEALEDQVMNSAAASQAIIRETRALERLARDLSLVSRVEAGAVELRLSNFQPQEVMQAAIARFEGAAEEQGLRLELDLPHPFPAVTGDEERTSQVLANLLSNAVRHTPSGGQVSLSARQQGGVVIFEVRDTGVGIPPEHLSRIFERFYRVDAARTRSDGSGVGLTIAKGLVERMGGSLKVESSAAGSVFTFTLLAAHHG
- a CDS encoding winged helix-turn-helix domain-containing protein; its protein translation is MARILIVDDDPAIQEILAAYLATEGHTVLSAVSGDAALPLMGSADLAILDWMLPGFSGLEVAAEARARGLELPILMLSARSEEEDKLRGLAIGIDDYVVKPFSPREVLARVRVLLRRVGVRHETRSGELSLDARSRRVTLSGEVIELSRLEYDLLITLAQHPGLVWSRERLLERLWDNSLPGSSRVVDVHITSLRKKLSDDPEHPRYIETVRGVGYRFKDELV
- a CDS encoding DUF305 domain-containing protein; the encoded protein is MKNKLKTVSLISALSLAMLGLAPAQKMDSMPGMTHTVQADKNLSSLSGKAFDRAFLSMMIVHHQGAIDMSKAVINNVKDAQVKTWTKAVISAQQKEIKDMTSWLGSLGGVDKSWQTGMAKEMDGMLAALKTNKDSDAGFVTGMLPHHASAIEMATLALQKSSDARVTKLAREIIRTQADEMYLYRQWLIKRGI